In Phaseolus vulgaris cultivar G19833 chromosome 3, P. vulgaris v2.0, whole genome shotgun sequence, the sequence TTCGGGAGAGCTCACCACGCTTCCAGAGCTTCGTGGCTcaggagtccaatgaagagagaagggtgaacctggatctgctgaaCGAGGTGAGAGAGGAGGCGAGGATCAAGgctgaagcagtaaagagaagggtggagcatAAGCACAATTCCAAGCTAAAGCCCAGACAGTTCCAAGTCACTGACTTGGTAATGcggaaggctcacccataccAATTGGAGAACGAGCTGTccccaagtggactggcccTTTTAGGGTGACAGAAGTCCTAGGAAATGGGACGTACAGGCTCGAGACCTTAGAGGGAGGCCGCATTCCTCATACCTGGAATGCAaccaacctcaagttttatttcagttaaaaactCTTGCATAGTATACAATTTAAGGGAACACTCTTTTTTCCTTACAaggtttttttaatgaggtcacccaataaaaaattacattttcaaGTATTCCTGAGTTTTTTGTACGATGCAGGGGAGAACGCCGCCGctttggtgtttagacacctcaaGAGGGAGTGGCAGTCCCCTTTGGAACGCCTCCTCCTCGAGTGTGGGCACCAGGCGCGGACAACACGGTTCAGTAAGAAACGAACTCGTTGCcttgatgtttagacacctcgagaagGAATGGTAGCACCTTATGCTACGCCTCTCCTCGAGTGTAGGCATCAAGCGTGACTAGCAAAATTTGACTGGTAATGAACTTGtcgtcttggtgtttagacacctcgagagggagtggcAGTAGCCTTTGGGACGCCTCCTCCtcgagcgtgggcaccaagtgcacTTGtcgtcttggtgtttagacacatcGAGAGGGAGTGGCAGTAGCCTTCGGGACGCCTCCTCCTCGAGCGTCGGCACCAAGTGCACCAGTTGTCtaggtgtttagacacctcgagggGGAGTGGCAGCTTCCTTCAGGATGCCTCCTCCCcgagcgtgggcaccaagtacaAACAGTAGGCTCCGACCAATTAATTCCTCCTTCACCTTTAAGTGAACATGAGGCCAGAAACGCGCCTTGGAGGTAGAAACCTCGAGACCGCAAAGTACAAGTAAGTGTCAAAGCAAAGAAGTACCTTTCCCGAAGCAAGAGGTGAAAACAAGGGCGTTAGAGGGTCCATGCATGTTCTCTTCTTTGACAAGTAACTAAGAAAGATAGAGGAAGAAGGTGAGAAGACGTGCTTCCTAAAGTTCAAAGTCCTAAAGAATTGTAAGAGTACGGTATGAAGGCAGCATCAGAAACGCTGTAAGTAAAAAGGCAAGTAAAAGCGGAAGTAGAAATGAGTAAACATTGATAATTAAGTTCTAAGCTACATTCAAAGTACAAATGTTCTTAAGAGTACAGACTTAAAGCCTAAAAGCTAAACGACATTTTGTTGAGAAGGCCTCGGCACGACTTGTCCATCGACGCGTGGTTCGCCGTGGCAAAGGGCGAAGTGTCCATCCCAGGATGTTTGCAAACAACCTGAGCCAAGGCATCTTCAAACCCGGCAACATAGGCATCAACAACGTCGTTAAGGAGTTCTTCCTCAGCCTTCTCGAAGCTCTCATCTTGGGCAACCATCTCTTTCTTAGCTTTGGCAAGGGCTTCAACTTTCTCTGAAAGCTCTCACTTGGTCTCCTCAAAGATTTTGGCCTGCTCAGCAAATTCCTCCTTGATTTTCTCAAGGGCCTCAGTTTTTCCAGCAAGCTCCTCCTTGATTTTCTCAAGGGCTTCAGTCTTTTCAGCAAGTTTAGTTTCAACCTTACCCAGATGCATCTCCCGGGTAACAGAGCGCTCTTCAAGGCTGGCCATTTTGGCTTTGTTGGCCTCAGCAGCTTCTTTGAGTTCCACCACCTCAATGCGTAGTGGCACCACTTTGCTGAGTAATGTCGTGTACTTCTGGCCTTCATTGTGAAGCTTCTTGTAAGCCTCCAACTCAGCCTTTCGAAGAACACCCAACTCCTGAGTTAGTGCGATTTCCTGGATAAAGAAGCTCTAAGCCTGGTTGGCCATTTGCTCTTTTACTTGAGCCAGTTCGTCTGTCAGGGCCTCATCAGCAAAGTTCCCCATGGTCTCTTGTTGATAGCCTCTCAGGATTTGTTGGAGGACCAGGGGAAGCTCAAGGGCAGGTGCAGGAGTAGGCTCTGGAACAGTCTCGACTCcttcatcaagagcaagaaagTTTAGAGGTgaggaggcgcttggagggttgtcccttACTGAGGCAGGACGCCTGGCAGAAGAGGAGTTAGAGGTGGCTACCATTGTTGTTTTCCTCCTCTCGAAAGCAGAGCCCTCCACATCATCAGAAGCGATGAGCACCACCCCTTTATTTTTCTCTAGGGGGGATGGAGGTGGAGAAGCCTTGATTGTGGCCAGAGGAACGACCGCAATTGGAGCTGGGGAAGCGAGGGCAGGTGCGGCATGAGGGGAAGCAGGTGTGGCATGTGGCGAAGTAGGGGTTGGAGTGGTCTGAACAGAGGGTGCAAGAGGAGCAGTAGGGGAGGCAGGCGAGGCAGGCGGGGCAGGATATGCAGAGGTACCTGCCTTGCCAGTGGTTGCGTTGTCACGAACAAACAAGACCCCAACTAGTCTTGCCCGCTTGTCTGCGTTCAACACCATGCTTGCACCAAAGAAGAAGAGTTAAGAATCAAGTAAATAGGAGAAATCAGAGAATCAGtactgttagaatgtatgactttaaactagggggggtgaatggtttaaagagggttttcgcaaactttttagtctagaatgaaattcctttgagaaaacttgattaagaactcaggttgccaaaaacacaaagcaatttagcacatcaccagaaaaacaatcagttgtttcgcagaaacaatcggttgtttataccagttaaaatatacaaactgaaattaaagagtttaaggatagagagattgcacacacagtttatactggttcactcttaaaccaagagctacatccagtcttcccagaaaccactgggggaaTCCagtaagcaatcaaacctagattacttacaaacaccaccaaagaagtgaccttgatcccctcaagacacacacttcctttggctcagctcatacaccaccaagactgctgatcttgacaacctcaagagcacacaacacttcttggcctaTCACAtcagagtttacacaaagtacagaaggattacacttgttacagaatgatctgaaatcaatacaagatgaaaatcctattccactctctcttgatcaaagcaatctttcaACTCTTGAAAAACCCAAATCAGttgaaaactcaaatatgtttttctatgatttaatctaagttgttttttgttacaaaagcttaataaactatttattgctttcaaagactggtcaaagcatttacaacaagagcgcattcagttataaaatcatttaaagctcaataaaagcacaaaacagttttttgttatggtttGAAAACaagcaatcggttgtttgggtttgactacaagtcaaccatcaaaaacagttttcaacctttctcaaaacacctaagtataaaacaatcggttgtttcgacaaaacaacaggttgtttttcacttagtttgaaaaacactttcaattaaaaggtttgagaatacttaagctttggattcaatcaagagtggatttacacagataatctaccccatatcctattctaaaacacctcagcaacagcaagcacatccagccttccatcaaactcaagggatttggattcttcaaagcttcaacacacttgattcaacataaAGTACTCTGGGCTAAGGATCAATAGATGGAACCTTGGAATTGTTGAAGAGTTCAACAAAATGCAGTTCTAGTTAGGGCTCGCCCCATGCCATTCTCTCAGGTGATCATGGACATTGTGATACCAGCCACGTCCATGGGCCCAAAGGTCACCTTCACATGTCTAGAGGACCCAGAGGCACATATCACAACTTTGCACAACCAGATGGTGCTTTCAAGAGGCTCTGACGCTGTGTACTTTAAGCTATTCATGAGCACACTGGCTAGCGcagcgttggactggttcgtaaGTCTCTTTGACGGACACATTACTTCGTTCGATCAATTCTCCATGTTGTTCAGAGAACAGTACATTGTCAACCGGGCTCCCCCTCCAATCGCTTACGATCTCTTTGACATAAGGCATTACTAGAGAGAGTCCTTGAAAGAATTCTTAAACAGGTTTGGGGTGCAAGTGGTGAAACTACACACCAAGGATGAAGCTATGACGGTGCACGCCTTCACCAAAACAGTGCTGTCAGGACCCTTCAGCAACTCGCTGATCAGATGTTGCCCAAAGACGTTTTGCAAGATCAAGCATCAAGTTGTGGCACACATCGTCGCAGAGGATCGGGTCACAGAGAAACGCAGTAGTGTTGGCCCTGTCCGACCTCGGGGAACAGGTCGTCCTCAGCCCATGAGGGTACATGAGGCAACGACGGAGAAGAAGGCCCCAGGAGCACAACCGCCATACGAAGCAAGGAAGCCCCAAACCAGGGCACACACGAGAGAGAACATCCCACCCAGACACAATTTGTGGGGGGACCTTAAGGAGATGATTGCCATTCGTGATGTGGTCAGTAGGCTAAAACCCTCGTCGAAGACTAATAAGAAGTTGGGGCCCAGTAAAAGtgcttggtgcgagttccaccaagccaCTGGCCACAACCTACGCAGCTGTCTGGCGTTGGGATTCTAGTTGGATGAACTGGTAAGAGGCAGTTTCTTGAAAGACTACCTACAAGACTTGTAGGGGACCCTGACGACGGCGACCCCAACAGGAGATAAGAggcacgaggtgcccatccATGAAGAAATCAACACTATTACTGGAGGATTCTCTGGAGAAGGGTGTATCGCTTCCCAGCGTAAGAAGTACGCCAGAGGAGTGATGATAGTGGAAGGGCAGAGGTCGGACCAGACGCCCGAGCCTGACCTTGTCTTCACCAGAACAGACTTGCGGGATATGGTTCCACACGACAATGATCTCGTGGTGATCTCAGTGGTGACAGTAGGCAGAAAGGTGTACCGCGTCCTcatagatcaaggaagctcagccgacgtgatgttttggtcgactttcaacaagctgcagttgtcccctgaccaGTTGGTTGCCTGTACGGTTTCACAGGAGACCAGGTGGAAGTGCGGGGGCACATAGAGTTGGGGACGACCTTCACAGATGGAGCAACGTCCCGCACCGCCAACATCAGGTATCTTGTCGTTAACGCTCCTTCGACCTATAACATTCTTTTGGGCAGACCTGCTTTGAACAGAATAGGAGCAGTGGCCTCGTCGAGGCAtttgaagatgaagttgccttccctTGAAGGAGCCGTGATCACCATGAAGTCTGATCAAAAGGAGGCTAAAaggtgttatgagaacagcctcaagacaaagagaggaGTGTGCTCAGTCACCACCCAACCTCCAAGGGAAGAAGAGGTCACTCGACTCGAGATCGCCCAGAAGAGACGATCCGAGCCTGTAGAGGCGGTGCTGGATTGGGAGATCGGGGGTCAGAAGTTCAAGCTTGGCAGATCTTTGGCCAAGAAGCACAAGACCAGATTTCTGACGTCATAGCACGACAcatggatgctttcgcatggtcagcCTCAGACATGCCTGACATCAACCTCGATTTCCTGTGCCAccgcctcaccatggacccaAAGGTCCGACCTGTCTGTTTGAGacgaagaaagttcaatgacgATAGGCAACAGGTCATTAAAGAAGAGACCCAGAAACTGCTGAGcgttggccacatcagggagaaaCAATACCTAGAGTGGTTGGAGAACatagtgttggccaagaaggccatcgggaagtggaggatgtgtgtggatTTCACGGATCTTAATAAAGCCTTCCTGAAGGGCTCCtacccactgcccagcatcAACGCCCTGGTAGACAGCGCCTCAGGGTGTAGACTCctttgttgatcaagagtgatcatgtgctttaaagaatccaaatccaaggtgtttgatgaaaggcttgtGTTGCTACTGTGTTTGAGTGGGATTTGTGTAGAATAgagtgtgatccactcctttgttgaatctaaaactgatgtgatttaaaacctttttggaatcaaatgtttttccaactaagtgaaaaacaacctgttgttttgtagaatcaatcggttgtttttctcttaggagttttgaaaaaggttgaaaactgttttggtttggttgacttaactgtcaagccaaaacaatgggttgttttgtagtttcaaccgattgtttctttgaaaatcctaacagaattatgttttaaatggtgaatttattttaaatgttttctagctgaatacgctccttcattaaatgctttggccaatctctggaaaatataaatggtttgtttatgttttcaaataagtaagaaatagttttgagtttttcagttttgacagatttgattctaagatttcaagattcacatcaagttttggattttcaagtgagagtggaataggattgcaattgtattcaattcagattgtattgtaatcaggtgtaatcctttttAAACCTACTGTATTTATGGTGTTGTGTTTCCAAGGAGTATTgggttcttgaggtgttcaagatcaatactcttggtgtggttttccaaaggtagtgtgtttcttgaagggttcaaggtcacttggtggtttgtgttttgtaatctggtttgattgcttagtggattacccaatgGTTTTCtagggactagatgtagctcctggcttaagagtgaaccagtataaactgtttgtgtgtttctctcttaccctgaactcatttaaattttgttttaaacttaactgatataaacaaccgattgtttttttgtgtaTTGTTTTATAACTTCTTgagttcttggctaacttgattcctattctggatttatacaaagaatttcattaaacctgaaaaagttttcaaaaaccccttttaaacaattcaccccccctcttgtttaaggccatatattctaacatccTTAGCTTCTTGTAtgctttctcggggtacaatcagatccGCATGCCTCCCAAGGACGAATACAATCAGATCTCCTGTTACTGTTACaaagtgatgcccttcgggctcaagAATTCAGGGCGACCTACCAACGACTGATGGAAAGAGTACTTGCGACCCATGATAGGGCGGAATGTCCAGGCATACatggacgacatggtggtcacctcccaggTGAAAGACCAACACGTCGTTTATTTGGAAGAGCTATTTACTACAATAGCTAGATATAGGTTGAAGTTGAACCCCGAAAAGTGTGTGTTTGGGGTAGAGGCAGGAAAATTCTTAGGGTTCCTACTCACTGAGCGtgggatagaagcgaacccagagaagtgtgctGCAATCATAGGTATGcgcagttgacagggcggatggccgcACTGTCCAGATTTGTGTCAGCGGGGGGAgataaggggcatccctatttcgaatgcctcaagagaaataacAAGTTCATCTGGACCAAGGAGTGTGAAGAATCCTTCCTCAaattgaaggagtacttggccacCCCCCAGTACTGTGCAAGCCACAACCTAGCACACCGCTTTGGTTGTACTTTATAGTCATAGATCGGGCGATCAGTTCGGTcttggtccaggagcaggaccaggtaCAAAGACCAATATACTTTGTGAGTAAAGTGCTCCAAGGGCCTAAAGTAAGGTACAAGGCCATAGAGAAGGCAGGTTTGGAAGTAGTGTTTGTAGCGCgaagacttcgccactacttccagagcttcatgGTGATCGTGATGACAAACCTGCCCATTCGCAAGGTCTTACCaaaacctgatgtggcaggaagaatggtgtgTTGGGCATTGGAACTATCAGAGTTCGATGTGCAGTACAAACCTAGAGGCCCTATCAGAGGCCAAGTTTACGCCGACTTCGTGGTAGAGCTCCTTAGAAGCCATGCACCAAGAAGGAGCAGATTTCAGGTGGGTCCTCTAACCAACAGGGGAGTGGGGCTGGtatcatcttggaagggccaaaTGGGTTGCTGATCGAGCAAGCCCTACGGTTTGCTTTCAAGGACAACAATAACCAGGCAGAGTTTGAGGCCCTCATAGCTGAAATACTgctagccaaggagatgggggcgAAAAGTTTGATAGCAAAGAGTGACTCTTTGTTGGTAATAGGACAGGTTACAGGAGAGTACCAGGccaaggacccccagatggctgCATACCTACAGTATGTTCAGATTTTGAAAGAGACTTTCGCGGTGTTCGAGTTAGTACATGTCCCTCGAGAACAAAATGcctgagctgacttgctagcaaagctcgccagttcaggaaAGAGGGGCAGACATAGGACAGTCATACAAGAGACCCCGAGGACACCTCCAACCACCACAAACGACGCAGCAAAAGTCCAACAGATAAGCATCTCGGAAGGTGTCAAGAGAAGTCATCGGTCGTTGGCTCAAGAAACCCTGAAAATGACCAGAATAAGCACATACGCGTTACCAGGGGAAGAGTCAATGCAAGTTTGCCTGGCTGGAGCATGAGAGACTTGGATGTCCCCCCACCGACTCTACTTGGCTGATGGGATACTCTCACTGGAACCCACAGAGGCCATAATAGTCAAGAAGAATTCGAGCAAATACACCCTGATCAACGGGAATTTGTTCAGACATGGTTTCACTCACCCCACCTTGATATGTGTAAGTGGTGAGCAGTGCACGCGCATTATGGCGGAACttcacgaagggatatgcgggagTCACATCGATGGTCGAGCTCTCTCATCGAAGGTTGTTCGCGTAGGATATTATTGGTCgaccatgagggaagattgcacgaGGTATGCACAACGTTGTaagcagtgccaacaacatgctgactgacacaaggcgcccccagaagagctgaggTCGATCTCTAGCCCATGgtcgtttcatacctgggggattGATATTCTCGGGCCATTCCCTCTAGCAGTTCGACAAATGAAGTACCTCACGGTTTCCATtgagtacttcacaaagtggatagaggcagaccTAGTGGCGCAAATCACAGCCCACAAggtccaacactttgtgtggaagaatatagtATGACGTTTCGGAGTCCCAAAGCGGTCGGTATCCGATAATGGCACCCATTTTGCTAGCCAATAATTGGGAAAGTTGTGCATAAAGCAGGTGTTcacatcagtcgaacacccccagacgaacgaGCAAGTCGAGTCTGCCAATCAAGTTTtgctcagaggtctgaagagaaggctagataAAGCCAATGGGACCTAGACAGAAGAAtttcctagaattgtgtggacttaccacaccactccccagtccactaccaaagaaacaccctttagcttggtgtatggttcggacgcgatgattcctgtagagatccaggagagctcaccacgtttgcagaacttcgtggctgaagaatccaacgaagagagaaaggtgaaagtggatgttccgtccggttgacctgtgacgtctttgtgcgcgacctcaaccgtcagctagggactccttcccactggttacctgtggattcctgcaaaaagaggacaaaaagggcgccctagcggccgtttgcactccgacgctcaagtcagccagcaagaaacaccaaaactgtgcacctccgtatctgagcaccgcgtatggcactctgaaggtggtaaaaagaactgtgtattgtgtgtatattctcgctctggcaaacaacctcttttccagtcccttgtgcgtagcctcacgacttcgagcaagcaactggagtgtattctgggaaaatttgccaaaacttccaaacccgttcccaacattctcagcgctatttaaactacccaagcatttaaagcgccttaaagcgcttttaatcacaaacgtaacgcactcaatcagcgtgtctaattagaaaacgtagcgcatttaagacgttgaaacgcttgagagcctttatagtaccttaaacgctcgaaacagaaactgtactaaatgactttaattacctgatacctggctaaagggtgtttccattctaaCATGGCTTTCGTActcgtggagggcctcacagcgccatggcCCCATccggggacgtttctacgtgtgagtccccCTGCTTGGGAGGGCTACTACGCAaaactttttgggtgccaactcatgcccccaatcatctagtcactcactttgagagcgtatctgccttcctctcgtaccctgcacccggctaccctgggcgtgaccttcctcttgagtcgtatctgtcccaaaggcgtctctggggcggtaggggtacttcacgagtcaggctgccctacactggtgttgttactatggccttgaagccacctttctcttctctttatcactctcccggatcatcgagacctgaggccttcccacggcgtcgctccctccatggtctttcctacccatgggtatcagggaactacactgtgattgccttgccttagtaATATTTGATCTGGGCGACGCcctagttgggcgacgccttcacctaggcaacgtcttgccttggcgacgcttcctttTGGCGTCACTGGTACGTGGCGCCTCTTTACCCAGGCAACGCCTTATGTTGACCTTGactcctggtgttgactttgactcctggtgttgacttttaccttgacttagtcaacgcccggatacgggacggtacacaagccccccagtcttaagccgaagacttgtcttcagcgcaaagactaaggcctcgcccacgccgtccacgtgccaccctgatgacgtgtcactCCCTGCtaactcaacaattctcgaattattgacgtgacactctctgaaccataggagcgctcttaatgactgattggacatcctctgaaacggggaaaataacaccttttggggctacccttgatcgcgcgccacgtggcccatcgtacggccagcctctagagacccttgcgtttcccctgggcgattgatcctttgacacgtggcacgatctcacggctcctagttagcgcctcttgggttgcaaatgtaacgttcaagttacccccaaaccccgcgctcaccccactgttacattcattccccctgcgtctctgcactgttcatcgccttcaaccCCTTTCTCTGCAATTTCTGCTCTCTCCCTCCCGTGCTCTCCTTCCGCCTTCACTTTgacagcaaaggtatgattttcgcATATccacgactcttccctttcgtcgcattgcatgatttattgaactgcttGGGGCTGTTGACATTTATGCATTACtgcgttcttccgcttctccttccttctctgttcccttctccttctgtctgggttttctcgcgtgggtggtgtttcctggggttcactccccttcctgtcatggctacacttgttaaaacctttttcctctcttctttctctagctatttattcacaccatgacgcgcacgaaCGCGGAGTCTGATTTCTCCctcaagtccaactacaaagcctactacccatgggcccccgacgagctcttgaatgagtgtaccagcctgactaccttccaggacctggaagctcatcgtggggatccccacttgtataactttaacgctttctgccgcactcacgacgctcacatatccgtccgtcccggcaggcctggggaacctgtctgcgtggacgacagacctagaaaggggaaccCTTTCTTCTTTATGTACCAGACGGTGTTTAAACACGTAGGGGTGCGTCTCCCATTCACCCCCTTTGAaagggaactcctcaccgaaattaataccgcccccgcccagctccaccccaacagctgggcatttgtaaggggttttcaaattctctgcgggcacctgggcatccttccctccgtagacgttttcctgcatttcttcgaagtgaagaagcaagggaaaagcttctgggtaagcttttccgggatcgcgggcaggatcctcctctccctcttccaaaactcttacaaaaactagaaagggaaattctttagagtgtgcagcgccaagcacgaccccacagccttggacggcTTCCCCCTTTATTGGACGGAGCGTCCTAAGCTGCttagggccaaagccctggaagagctatctcctgctgacagggaggtaagcaaggccttggctgggctggggatcgtttttgatacattgaagcttgttgctagcgaatacaatgctcacgccctgaccacataCTTTGGTAAGGAGACTCTCCCCTCATCCTTTTTGTTGTGAACACCTTGCTACCGGATGTTTGCTCCCACAGCCTCTTCCCCCTGTTTCCCATggtgccatgttacttgcatctcacgcatctatgcgctttgtaattttgtatagttgctTTGGCCTTGATTTCTGCTGCTTGGTCTATCtggatgtaggatcggtgatggacgcctccaaaaggatgatgctggagaaagcgatgaaggaggctcgtgctgccaaggcgggcgcctcctccgcccctgctgctgatccGATCCCCCCACCAACTCTGCCACCGCCACCACCGATCACCACCGAAGCCCCCCTAGGCTCATCTTCGTCATCTCAACATAGCCCCGAGGCGCTTCAGACTCCCGGCTCTCCTCTgcccatcgccgccgttccTCTAGTCGTGGCCTCGtcgccggctccaaccccccttgacaaagggaaacgggtcttggagattttatcggatgatgaggactcggaaggtgtggcacccttcaagaggaggaaatctgcgcgggttccccTTCTGccagaggcgtcgccccagggaggggaCTTCTTCATGGATAACCCTCCAAGTGCGACCTCACTTCCCCCCACAATAGTCCAAGGGGAAgagggcgaaggcgccgaatctgctccgcctccgccaccggcagaagtctctgcttcccctgctcccgtcgctgccgcccccgatctcatcgccatccctcctccaatcatgcatctgatgaggggcttcagtggtggaactatgccagagggcaccgacaggaaggagggcatgcctttctacttgggggccttcttggcggtcgcccttgaatggcgcgcccaggccagaaataCTATCCTGCAagctcaaaccctc encodes:
- the LOC137839191 gene encoding uncharacterized protein, which produces MVLNADKRARLVGVLFVRDNATTGKAGTSAYPAPPASPASPTAPLAPSVQTTPTPTSPHATPASPHAAPALASPAPIAVVPLATIKASPPPSPLEKNKGVVLIASDDVEGSAFERRKTTMVATSNSSSARRPASVRDNPPSASSPLNFLALDEGVETVPEPTPAPALELPLVLQQILRGYQQETMGNFADEALTDELAQELGVLRKAELEAYKKLHNEGQKYTTLLSKVVPLRIEVVELKEAAEANKAKMASLEERSVTREMHLGKVETKLAEKTEALEKIKEELAGKTEALEKIKEEFAEQAKIFEETK